The following are encoded together in the Eptesicus fuscus isolate TK198812 chromosome 16, DD_ASM_mEF_20220401, whole genome shotgun sequence genome:
- the LOC103291386 gene encoding protein transport protein Sec61 subunit gamma-like encodes MDQVMQFVEPSRQFVKDSIRLVKRCTKPDRKEFQKIAMVTATGFAIVGFIGFFVKLIHIPINNITVGS; translated from the coding sequence ATGGACCAGGTAATGCAGTTCGTTGAGCCAAGTCGGCAGTTTGTGAAGGATTCCATCCGGCTGGTCAAGAGATGCACCAAACCCGACCGAAAAGAATTCCAGAAGATTGCCATGGTGACAGCAACAGGATTTGCTATAGTGGGTTTCATTGGCTTTTTCGTGAAATTGATCCACATCCCTATTAATAACATCACTGTCGGTAGCTGA